In Mongoliitalea daihaiensis, one DNA window encodes the following:
- a CDS encoding ExbD/TolR family protein, translating to MGLQSKHKVDAAFSMSSMTDIIFLLLIFFMLTSSFITPSGLPVNLPSSEASDIVMQEVTVTVTKDLRFSVNDRIVNREDIKSELTALLSEKKGQVVLHIDKEVPVEYLVEIGGIAAGLEANVSIATKPYK from the coding sequence ATGGGTTTACAGTCCAAACATAAAGTTGATGCCGCGTTCAGTATGTCCTCCATGACTGATATCATCTTTCTTTTGCTGATATTTTTCATGTTGACGTCTTCGTTTATTACGCCCTCTGGCTTACCGGTCAATCTTCCGTCAAGTGAAGCATCTGATATTGTAATGCAAGAAGTGACTGTTACGGTAACCAAAGACCTTCGCTTTTCAGTCAATGACCGAATTGTCAATAGAGAAGATATTAAATCAGAGCTAACAGCTCTTTTGTCTGAAAAAAAAGGTCAAGTAGTTTTGCACATTGATAAGGAGGTTCCTGTCGAATATTTAGTGGAAATCGGAGGGATTGCAGCCGGACTGGAAGCAAATGTATCCATAGCCACCAAACCTTATAAATAA
- a CDS encoding MotA/TolQ/ExbB proton channel family protein — translation MMLAQAITEGQMALDSLSVMEAGKPSIGLLDLILKGGYMMIPLYILFVLAIFIFIERLITLQKAAKSPKHLMDQVKVLVQSGKVEQAKAMCVGDNTPVANMISKGLERIGSPLKNIEVSIENVGKIEIYKLEKNLGVLATVSGAAPMIGFLGTVAGMIRAFIGVAQEEGMVSPKLLSTGIYEAMITTAAGLVVGIIAYLGYNYLVSQVSKLVHSMEYTSVEFIDMLQEK, via the coding sequence ATGATGCTAGCACAAGCAATTACGGAAGGTCAAATGGCCTTGGATAGTCTTTCAGTAATGGAAGCGGGTAAACCGAGTATAGGTTTATTGGATTTAATTCTAAAAGGAGGATATATGATGATTCCTCTTTACATTCTATTTGTTTTGGCTATTTTCATCTTTATCGAGCGATTGATAACGCTCCAAAAAGCAGCGAAATCTCCGAAACATTTGATGGATCAGGTAAAAGTATTAGTTCAATCAGGAAAAGTGGAGCAGGCCAAAGCTATGTGTGTCGGTGATAACACGCCTGTCGCAAACATGATATCCAAAGGTTTGGAAAGAATTGGAAGTCCACTTAAAAATATTGAGGTATCTATAGAAAATGTAGGTAAAATCGAAATCTACAAGTTGGAAAAAAACTTGGGAGTATTAGCCACGGTTTCAGGTGCCGCTCCTATGATTGGGTTTTTGGGTACTGTAGCTGGGATGATTCGGGCCTTTATTGGGGTAGCTCAAGAAGAAGGAATGGTTTCACCTAAATTACTATCGACGGGTATTTACGAAGCGATGATTACCACAGCAGCAGGTTTAGTAGTGGGGATCATTGCCTATCTCGGGTATAATTACTTGGTATCTCAAGTTTCTAAATTGGTTCACAGCATGGAATATACCTCTGTGGAATTCATAGACATGTTACAGGAAAAATAA
- a CDS encoding TonB-dependent receptor translates to MKTKFTHRLVAFAFWGGLILSNSLHAQQTGEVKDQEFIIRKDRVLTLPQKSRRFEKLPTLPTPSSNTSFSYEPKTYTILTQPSEINATAAQKQFPLKKEELFPGFARVGYGNYSSPILEGRYNLWEDGDYAVGAYVKHEGFYTGPIAGRNSGENFTNIKADGNLYKDFFQLYGGVSYDRHRLNFYGYDPEDLLLVDFIPNQNTLQTFQVQAGISDLDKLEGLNYDAKIGIRGFNDQYQAAETEVLLGINTDYWLNEQMFSSIDLDLSLTRPRDEFYSDINRNYFGIRPSFEYKDEHLELKIGANIIIENDISPNKRSDFHVYPDIYAGYQIQDEIGAFVSFAGDVQRKTYLDFVNENPFLGPSTTLLNTIQRYKVTAGAKGTLVESLTYEAGFSFGRFRNMHFFNTAVSDSLRFEILFDGETQVLNYFAKVGYKQGDWYFGSFGVDYFQYTTSELQAAFHRPSVELKWNNNFRPTEQWLIQMNVLAMGGIQVADVGSDDITTLPTVLDLQVKADYKITERISAFAVGNNLLNRTNQRFINYPVRGIQGILGATFKF, encoded by the coding sequence ATGAAGACCAAATTTACCCATCGATTAGTTGCCTTTGCTTTTTGGGGAGGATTGATACTTTCAAACTCATTGCATGCTCAGCAAACGGGTGAAGTGAAGGATCAGGAATTTATCATCCGCAAAGATCGTGTGCTGACACTGCCTCAGAAAAGCAGAAGGTTTGAAAAGCTTCCTACCTTGCCAACACCTAGTAGCAATACGAGCTTTTCCTATGAGCCAAAAACATATACTATCCTAACTCAACCGTCTGAAATAAATGCCACAGCCGCACAAAAACAATTCCCGCTGAAAAAGGAAGAACTGTTTCCTGGCTTTGCTCGCGTTGGATATGGTAATTACAGTTCTCCCATCTTGGAAGGAAGGTATAATCTGTGGGAAGATGGCGATTATGCGGTGGGTGCATATGTGAAACATGAAGGTTTTTACACAGGGCCTATTGCTGGTAGAAATTCAGGAGAAAACTTTACGAATATCAAAGCAGATGGTAATTTGTACAAGGATTTTTTTCAATTGTATGGAGGTGTAAGCTATGATCGGCACCGACTAAATTTTTATGGATATGATCCAGAGGATTTATTGCTAGTAGATTTTATTCCTAACCAAAATACCCTACAAACATTTCAGGTACAGGCGGGGATTTCAGATTTAGATAAATTAGAAGGTTTAAATTACGATGCAAAGATCGGTATTAGAGGTTTCAATGATCAGTATCAAGCAGCTGAAACAGAAGTTCTGTTAGGAATTAACACGGACTATTGGCTCAATGAACAAATGTTTTCATCCATTGATTTAGACTTGAGCCTTACCCGGCCTAGAGACGAGTTTTACAGTGACATCAATCGAAATTATTTTGGTATTCGTCCAAGTTTTGAATACAAAGACGAACACTTGGAATTAAAAATAGGAGCGAATATTATCATCGAAAATGATATCAGTCCAAATAAGCGTTCTGATTTTCATGTGTATCCTGATATATATGCAGGTTATCAAATTCAGGATGAAATCGGTGCTTTTGTAAGCTTTGCGGGAGATGTTCAGAGAAAAACGTACTTGGATTTTGTAAATGAAAACCCATTCTTAGGACCGTCGACTACTTTATTGAATACCATTCAGCGGTATAAAGTAACTGCTGGAGCAAAAGGGACCTTAGTGGAATCGCTTACATACGAAGCAGGCTTTTCTTTTGGGAGGTTTCGAAATATGCATTTCTTCAACACTGCAGTATCCGATAGCTTACGTTTCGAAATCTTATTTGATGGAGAAACACAAGTGTTGAATTATTTTGCTAAAGTGGGTTATAAACAAGGGGATTGGTATTTTGGAAGTTTTGGTGTTGACTATTTTCAATACACCACTTCTGAATTACAGGCAGCATTTCATCGGCCTTCTGTGGAGTTGAAATGGAATAATAATTTTAGACCTACAGAACAATGGTTGATTCAAATGAATGTACTAGCTATGGGAGGGATCCAGGTCGCGGACGTAGGTTCTGATGATATCACTACTCTGCCCACGGTGTTAGACTTACAAGTAAAGGCTGATTACAAGATCACAGAACGTATTTCTGCTTTTGCTGTGGGTAATAATTTGCTGAACAGAACCAATCAACGCTTCATCAACTATCCGGTTCGAGGGATTCAAGGTATTTTAGGGGCTACCTTTAAGTTCTAA
- a CDS encoding SPOR domain-containing protein, with amino-acid sequence MDINDKDYGFPFVEPVKLDSREAPVKTFKEIASEPQMSKPEVAQATPVVQATTISDRPVEKSKKSKAITVFLLVSILLILSAMAYFLYYADEINPQKLVVDQESAKEEESIAAQEDVEVLEEELAVDDPITEEVVISTEEVAEAPKVVAAPTTRIENETRGSMVTVSGRGDRATYYIIVASVPNEALAMEESEKYLSKGVNLWKILPYDDNKNYRLAAGKFASFRDASNALEPAKAQFSESVWILKY; translated from the coding sequence ATGGACATAAACGATAAAGATTACGGATTTCCCTTCGTAGAACCAGTGAAACTCGACAGCCGTGAGGCTCCTGTGAAGACGTTTAAAGAGATTGCATCAGAGCCCCAAATGTCAAAACCTGAGGTAGCTCAAGCAACTCCCGTAGTACAAGCTACTACTATTAGTGATCGCCCTGTGGAGAAGTCTAAAAAATCTAAAGCAATCACAGTGTTTTTACTTGTATCCATCTTGTTGATTTTATCAGCTATGGCATATTTCTTGTACTACGCAGACGAAATAAATCCACAAAAGTTGGTTGTTGATCAAGAATCAGCAAAAGAAGAGGAAAGTATTGCAGCTCAAGAGGATGTAGAAGTGTTGGAAGAGGAGTTAGCTGTAGATGATCCTATTACTGAAGAGGTCGTTATTAGTACTGAGGAGGTTGCAGAGGCCCCTAAGGTAGTAGCAGCCCCAACTACCCGAATAGAAAATGAAACTCGAGGAAGTATGGTAACTGTCAGTGGGAGGGGGGATAGAGCGACCTATTACATCATTGTAGCAAGTGTTCCAAATGAAGCCTTAGCAATGGAAGAATCAGAAAAGTATCTTTCAAAGGGAGTTAATTTGTGGAAGATACTGCCGTACGATGATAATAAAAATTATCGATTGGCAGCGGGAAAATTTGCTTCCTTTAGGGATGCTTCCAATGCCCTTGAGCCTGCAAAAGCTCAATTCAGTGAATCTGTATGGATTTTGAAATATTAA
- a CDS encoding bifunctional folylpolyglutamate synthase/dihydrofolate synthase: MTYAETLDYMFNALPMFQRIGAAAFKKDLSNTIALCKHLGNPEKQFKSIHVAGTNGKGSSSHMLAAILMQAGYKVGLYTSPHLKSFTERIKINGQEISKDAVIDFVEANRAFLDDFKPSFFEMTVGMAFWHFAKEQVDIAIVEVGMGGRLDSTNVIEPELALITNIGFDHMQFLGETLPLIAGEKAGIIKSGIPVIISQTQQAVKSVFQIKAREEQALLFFAEDFYKVHRLGDTQGVATYSVQNNLHETFQFKLQLLGKYQEKNLAGILKAIDVLQSKGWKISLQAITQGLSRVVDLTGLKGRWQILGSDPLVICDTGHNEDGIRMILDQLTAYSFQQLWIVLGMVQDKDVSKVLAILPKNASYICCQATIPRAMKAADLARQAEAFGLKAVVIPDVNEAIAFAKKKAVKEDLIFIGGSTFVVAEIKDL; the protein is encoded by the coding sequence ATGACCTATGCTGAAACGTTGGACTATATGTTCAATGCTTTGCCTATGTTTCAACGCATCGGTGCTGCAGCTTTTAAAAAGGATTTAAGTAATACGATTGCCCTTTGTAAGCACTTGGGTAATCCTGAAAAGCAGTTTAAATCCATCCATGTGGCTGGTACAAATGGGAAAGGAAGCAGCTCCCATATGTTAGCGGCCATTTTGATGCAAGCGGGGTACAAAGTTGGATTGTACACTTCTCCTCATTTAAAATCTTTTACGGAGCGTATTAAAATCAATGGGCAGGAAATTTCTAAAGATGCAGTAATTGACTTTGTAGAGGCTAATCGAGCTTTTTTAGATGATTTTAAACCAAGCTTTTTTGAAATGACCGTAGGGATGGCATTTTGGCATTTTGCTAAAGAGCAGGTAGACATTGCCATTGTTGAAGTAGGTATGGGAGGACGCTTGGATAGTACCAATGTCATCGAGCCTGAATTGGCACTTATAACAAATATTGGTTTTGATCATATGCAGTTTTTAGGCGAAACATTACCTTTGATAGCAGGCGAAAAAGCCGGTATTATCAAGTCGGGAATTCCCGTGATAATTAGTCAAACGCAACAAGCTGTCAAAAGCGTTTTTCAAATAAAAGCTCGGGAGGAACAGGCTTTACTATTTTTTGCAGAAGATTTTTATAAAGTTCACCGGTTGGGTGATACTCAAGGTGTGGCAACTTACAGCGTTCAGAATAATTTGCATGAAACTTTTCAATTCAAGTTACAATTGTTGGGCAAGTATCAGGAGAAAAATCTGGCGGGTATTTTAAAAGCAATAGATGTACTACAGTCCAAAGGTTGGAAAATTTCGTTGCAAGCGATCACACAAGGATTATCTCGGGTAGTAGATCTTACCGGACTTAAAGGTAGGTGGCAAATACTCGGCTCAGACCCATTGGTGATTTGCGACACAGGCCACAATGAGGATGGGATTCGGATGATTTTGGATCAGTTGACTGCATATTCTTTTCAACAGTTATGGATAGTCCTAGGGATGGTCCAGGACAAAGACGTTTCCAAAGTTTTAGCCATACTTCCAAAAAATGCATCCTACATTTGCTGCCAAGCTACCATCCCAAGGGCTATGAAGGCGGCAGACCTCGCCAGACAGGCAGAAGCTTTTGGATTGAAAGCAGTGGTTATACCTGACGTCAACGAGGCGATAGCATTTGCCAAGAAAAAGGCAGTAAAAGAAGATTTAATATTCATCGGAGGCAGTACCTTTGTGGTCGCTGAAATTAAAGACTTATAA
- a CDS encoding energy transducer TonB, whose protein sequence is MQVWETNSQEAENKRKALLITILVNVLVLLAIYFIVVWKEQIPPLQKYGMELNLGFSDVGSGNRPTTAQPSDVQTTNTDAPAPGQQSPTPTEATVPIAQPKTEVAKPATKPTQQNLEAVSKTPSPVKGSDKPSPSTTKETTPARREPTPVTKPADADAKQTTTKAEEAPQVNQRALMGAGGSTGTSTQPVTGSAQGSSTTKGDEGRPQGTVDGRAIMGQGTGTGNTGPSSGIGLDLAGWEFASQPTIRDNVSTRNGRIVFRITVDDNGKIVQSVPLEYNVSNEVLAYYRTVLNQINFKRQSGNPTAEFSQGRITFIIKVD, encoded by the coding sequence ATGCAAGTTTGGGAAACAAATAGCCAAGAAGCCGAAAATAAACGAAAGGCACTCCTCATTACCATCCTCGTCAATGTGTTGGTACTGTTGGCTATTTATTTTATTGTGGTTTGGAAAGAGCAAATCCCACCTTTACAAAAATATGGCATGGAGTTGAACTTGGGTTTTTCTGATGTGGGATCGGGTAATAGGCCCACAACCGCTCAGCCGTCCGATGTGCAAACGACCAACACGGATGCTCCTGCACCAGGACAACAAAGCCCTACACCTACCGAAGCTACTGTTCCTATTGCTCAACCAAAAACTGAAGTTGCCAAGCCGGCGACCAAGCCTACGCAGCAAAATCTTGAAGCAGTATCGAAAACCCCTAGCCCTGTGAAGGGTAGTGATAAGCCCAGTCCAAGTACTACCAAAGAAACTACGCCTGCCCGAAGAGAGCCAACGCCAGTTACAAAGCCCGCTGATGCAGATGCCAAACAAACCACGACCAAGGCAGAAGAAGCACCTCAAGTAAATCAACGCGCCTTAATGGGCGCAGGTGGTTCGACGGGTACCTCTACGCAGCCAGTAACAGGTTCTGCTCAAGGCTCATCCACCACCAAAGGAGATGAGGGACGTCCTCAAGGTACTGTGGATGGACGTGCCATTATGGGGCAAGGAACAGGTACAGGAAATACAGGCCCTTCCTCGGGAATAGGTTTGGATTTGGCAGGTTGGGAATTTGCTTCTCAGCCAACTATACGAGATAATGTATCTACGCGGAATGGACGAATTGTCTTCAGAATCACAGTGGATGATAATGGTAAAATTGTTCAATCGGTACCCCTGGAATACAATGTTTCCAATGAGGTACTTGCCTATTATCGAACAGTCTTGAATCAGATCAATTTCAAAAGACAAAGCGGGAATCCAACAGCGGAGTTTTCTCAAGGCAGAATTACCTTTATCATCAAAGTAGATTAA